A portion of the Thermosediminibacter oceani DSM 16646 genome contains these proteins:
- a CDS encoding ABC transporter permease, whose translation MKRKYLITVLRVLAPVLAIVLSVLISSIVILAIGKSPLQVFYTIFQFSFSRLDSVAIILYNATPLIFSGLAVSLGFRMGLFNIGVEGQYLMGAFFAALAGFSLKGLPAVIHLPLVILCGALGGMLWSFIPIYLKVKRGVHEVISTIMLNYISFSLIHYLIADVFMDRSQKLLEGLGSMLARTPKLPPSALMPKLHGFLGLFGIELPRHVYLNWFFPLGLLLAGLTYYLLMYTPFGFELRAVGQNQEAARTAGIKPERVYMVGFLLSGAVAGLVGLSDLLGYFGYMDLDFPRNYGFDGIAVALIGQNNPFGIIVSAMLFGFLRRGAEGIQTLLGVPMDTIVILQAVMILSIVVITKVMNDYIKRLEKKEDVRVCSSQSSSLQA comes from the coding sequence ATGAAGAGAAAATACCTTATAACGGTGCTGAGGGTTCTGGCACCGGTTCTGGCCATCGTACTTTCGGTCCTTATAAGTTCTATTGTGATTCTGGCCATAGGCAAGAGCCCCTTACAGGTGTTTTATACCATCTTCCAGTTCAGCTTCAGCAGGCTCGACAGCGTGGCCATCATCCTTTATAACGCGACGCCGCTTATCTTTTCCGGTCTTGCCGTTTCACTGGGATTCCGCATGGGGCTGTTCAATATAGGCGTGGAGGGCCAGTATCTCATGGGGGCGTTTTTTGCGGCCCTGGCCGGATTTAGTTTGAAGGGATTGCCGGCTGTCATTCACCTTCCCCTTGTTATACTGTGCGGCGCCCTGGGAGGAATGTTATGGTCTTTTATACCCATATATCTAAAAGTAAAAAGAGGCGTTCATGAGGTAATAAGCACCATAATGCTGAACTACATATCCTTTTCCCTCATTCATTACCTCATCGCCGACGTATTTATGGACAGATCCCAGAAGCTGTTAGAAGGCCTGGGCAGCATGCTCGCAAGGACGCCGAAACTGCCCCCGTCGGCACTGATGCCGAAACTGCACGGATTTTTAGGCCTTTTCGGCATAGAACTGCCGAGGCACGTTTACCTGAACTGGTTTTTCCCGCTGGGCCTGCTGCTGGCCGGCCTCACGTATTACCTTTTAATGTATACACCCTTCGGCTTTGAATTGAGGGCGGTAGGCCAAAACCAGGAGGCGGCTAGGACCGCGGGTATAAAACCGGAGCGGGTATATATGGTTGGATTTTTGCTGAGCGGTGCCGTGGCCGGACTGGTGGGGCTCTCGGACCTTTTGGGGTATTTCGGTTACATGGACCTGGATTTTCCAAGGAACTACGGCTTTGACGGTATAGCCGTAGCTCTGATCGGTCAGAACAACCCCTTCGGCATAATCGTTTCGGCGATGCTCTTCGGCTTCCTGAGAAGGGGCGCGGAGGGCATTCAGACACTGCTCGGTGTGCCGATGGATACAATAGTCATCCTCCAGGCCGTCATGATATTATCTATCGTAGTAATTACAAAGGTCATGAACGATTATATTAAGCGCCTGGAGAAAAAGGAGGATGTGCGCGTATGTTCCTCACAGAGCTCATCGCTTCAAGCTTGA
- a CDS encoding ABC transporter permease: MFLTELIASSLRMAVPILLTALGAVFTERAGVVNIGLEGMMMVGSFWGALGSYYYGPYFGLLLAMAAGMFMALIHAAATVTFRVDQIVSGVAINILAYGSCRFLSQAIFKMATTSPHVAGLPKIDIPVLAGLDFLKPVVSGLSPIIILALLLVPLTRFVINRTVFGLRLRSVGENPLAADTLGINVFRMKYAGVLLSGMLAGLSGAYLALEHTGMYVEGMTQGKGFIALAAMIFGNWEPVGALWASLLFGFSEALSFRVVEGSAIPYQFIKMIPYVLTLAVLAGVVRKSTPPAADGVPYERGMN; the protein is encoded by the coding sequence ATGTTCCTCACAGAGCTCATCGCTTCAAGCTTGAGGATGGCCGTTCCAATACTTCTTACAGCCCTGGGAGCCGTGTTCACCGAGAGAGCGGGAGTTGTAAACATAGGCCTCGAGGGCATGATGATGGTAGGATCCTTCTGGGGAGCGCTGGGATCGTATTATTACGGGCCGTATTTCGGACTGCTCCTTGCTATGGCGGCGGGCATGTTCATGGCTCTGATTCACGCGGCCGCTACGGTTACGTTCAGAGTTGACCAGATCGTCAGCGGCGTCGCCATAAACATTCTTGCGTACGGAAGCTGCCGTTTCTTGAGCCAGGCTATTTTCAAGATGGCCACCACCAGCCCCCACGTAGCGGGCCTCCCCAAAATCGATATTCCGGTGCTCGCAGGTCTAGATTTTTTAAAGCCCGTGGTTTCGGGCCTGTCCCCGATTATAATTCTGGCGCTGCTGCTGGTTCCTCTCACGAGGTTCGTCATTAACCGTACGGTCTTCGGACTGCGGCTCCGGTCGGTGGGGGAAAATCCCCTGGCGGCGGATACACTGGGCATAAACGTATTCAGGATGAAATACGCCGGCGTGCTCCTGAGCGGCATGCTGGCGGGGCTTTCGGGTGCTTATCTTGCCCTGGAACACACCGGTATGTACGTGGAAGGCATGACCCAGGGTAAAGGCTTCATTGCACTGGCAGCCATGATTTTCGGGAACTGGGAACCCGTCGGTGCACTGTGGGCATCGCTCCTGTTCGGCTTTTCCGAAGCCCTGAGCTTCAGGGTGGTAGAAGGGAGCGCGATACCCTACCAGTTCATCAAGATGATCCCCTATGTGCTCACCCTGGCGGTGCTGGCCGGAGTGGTTAGAAAGTCCACGCCTCCCGCCGCGGACGGCGTACCGTACGAGAGAGGGATGAACTGA
- a CDS encoding GntR family transcriptional regulator, with translation MLFRTRYEIVVQRIKEMVMNGELKEGDKLPSEIEFSKKLGVSRATLREAFRILEDEGLIKRYHGVGTFVSKIPVIKSGMEELASITKLIENQGMKPGTKDVVITRVRPSEREASMMGLFQDEEIYRVERVRTADGIPVLFCIDRIPARFVKKEFKLDKESLFDYLQDDLGIYISYAVSDVIPVKAEVAGVYKKLNLRSKSGVVLLLEQLHYDEKDKPIFYSSNFFSPEKFRFYIVRRRI, from the coding sequence ATGCTTTTTCGCACGAGATACGAAATTGTCGTTCAAAGAATCAAGGAAATGGTAATGAACGGGGAACTGAAGGAGGGCGATAAACTGCCCTCCGAAATAGAATTCTCGAAAAAGCTCGGCGTGAGCCGGGCCACACTTCGGGAAGCCTTCAGGATTCTGGAGGACGAGGGGCTCATAAAGAGATACCACGGTGTGGGCACCTTTGTATCGAAAATACCGGTTATAAAAAGCGGGATGGAAGAGCTCGCAAGCATAACCAAGCTCATCGAAAATCAGGGCATGAAGCCGGGGACCAAAGACGTGGTAATAACCAGGGTTCGCCCCAGCGAGCGGGAAGCATCCATGATGGGACTTTTCCAGGACGAGGAGATTTACAGGGTCGAGAGGGTTAGGACCGCCGATGGAATCCCGGTGCTCTTTTGTATAGACCGGATACCCGCAAGATTCGTGAAAAAGGAGTTCAAGCTGGATAAAGAGTCGCTGTTCGACTACCTGCAGGACGACCTGGGCATCTACATCTCCTATGCAGTATCGGATGTAATACCGGTAAAGGCGGAAGTTGCGGGTGTGTACAAAAAGCTGAATTTAAGGTCCAAATCCGGCGTGGTGCTGCTTTTAGAGCAGCTCCACTACGATGAAAAAGATAAACCGATTTTCTATTCCTCAAATTTCTTTTCTCCCGAGAAGTTCAGATTCTATATAGTGCGCAGGAGGATTTAG
- a CDS encoding cytidine deaminase yields MIDEKRLVEKAVAAMKNAYVPYSRFRVGACALASDGSEFTGCNIENASYGLTICAERVALYKAYSEGKRDIVALAVAAEVEEPVSPCGACRQVILELAGNAVVILSNRDGSRVMRTTPGELLPYGFKL; encoded by the coding sequence ATGATTGACGAAAAAAGGCTGGTTGAAAAAGCCGTGGCGGCCATGAAGAACGCCTACGTCCCCTACTCCCGGTTCAGGGTGGGAGCTTGTGCGCTGGCTTCCGACGGCAGCGAATTTACCGGCTGCAATATAGAAAACGCGTCTTACGGACTCACCATCTGCGCCGAGAGGGTGGCGCTTTACAAAGCATATTCGGAGGGGAAAAGGGATATAGTCGCTCTGGCGGTAGCCGCCGAGGTCGAGGAACCGGTTTCCCCGTGCGGTGCGTGCCGGCAGGTTATTCTTGAGCTGGCGGGTAATGCCGTGGTGATTCTTTCCAACAGGGACGGTTCCCGGGTCATGCGGACGACTCCCGGGGAACTATTACCGTACGGGTTTAAACTCTGA
- a CDS encoding pyrimidine-nucleoside phosphorylase, whose protein sequence is MFFVPEIIEKKRNGGRLSGEEIHYLIDGYVRGEIPDYQISAFLMAVYFRGMDEAETTELTMAMARSGEMVDLSAIEGVKVDKHSSGGIADTTTLVLLPLAASAGVKIAKMSGRGLGHTGGTIDKLESIPGFSTELSKDEFIKIVNEVGAAITGQSKDLVPADKKLYALRDVTATVDSIPLIAASIMSKKIAGGADRIVLDVKFGGGAFMKRYEDALELARIMVNIGKLAGRRTVAYVTDMDQPLGLAVGNAMEIIEAAEALKGRGHEDLLNLCLELGCEMMVLAGLEKDKQKAREKLLENIKSGKALEKFKEIVRRQGGNPDALEDYSLLPRARFSREVEAWEDGFIEMIDALRLGLTAMKLGAGRQKKDDRIDHSVGIWLCGKVGDRVEKGKPLAIVHANDEGKLSWAVEEVKGSFRIAREKVEKRKLIRARVTAENIEEF, encoded by the coding sequence ATGTTTTTCGTCCCCGAAATCATAGAGAAAAAGCGAAACGGCGGAAGGCTCTCCGGTGAGGAGATCCACTACTTAATAGACGGCTATGTGAGGGGAGAAATTCCCGACTACCAGATTTCGGCCTTCTTAATGGCCGTGTACTTCAGGGGTATGGACGAAGCGGAGACAACGGAGCTCACCATGGCAATGGCCCGGTCGGGAGAAATGGTGGACCTTTCGGCGATCGAGGGCGTGAAGGTCGACAAGCACTCCAGCGGCGGAATAGCCGACACCACCACCCTGGTGCTGCTGCCCCTTGCCGCTTCGGCGGGGGTAAAAATAGCCAAGATGTCCGGCCGGGGTCTCGGCCACACGGGCGGAACGATAGATAAGCTGGAGTCGATTCCGGGTTTTTCCACCGAACTTTCAAAAGACGAGTTTATAAAGATCGTCAACGAGGTGGGCGCGGCCATCACCGGCCAGTCAAAAGACCTGGTGCCGGCGGACAAAAAACTTTACGCGCTCAGGGACGTGACCGCCACCGTTGACTCGATTCCGCTCATCGCCGCCTCCATCATGAGCAAAAAGATAGCGGGCGGAGCCGACAGGATCGTGCTGGATGTAAAATTCGGAGGCGGCGCCTTCATGAAGAGGTATGAAGATGCCCTGGAACTTGCGAGAATAATGGTCAACATCGGCAAACTGGCCGGCAGGCGGACTGTGGCTTACGTGACCGATATGGATCAGCCGCTGGGCCTTGCCGTAGGCAATGCTATGGAAATTATCGAAGCGGCGGAGGCGTTGAAAGGAAGGGGCCATGAAGACCTGCTGAACCTTTGCCTGGAACTCGGGTGCGAGATGATGGTGCTGGCAGGTTTAGAGAAGGACAAACAAAAGGCCCGGGAAAAACTCCTCGAAAACATAAAGAGCGGTAAAGCCCTCGAAAAGTTCAAGGAAATCGTCAGGCGCCAGGGGGGTAACCCCGATGCCCTCGAAGATTATTCCCTGCTGCCCAGAGCCCGCTTCAGCCGGGAAGTTGAGGCGTGGGAGGACGGCTTCATAGAGATGATCGACGCTCTGAGGCTGGGCCTTACCGCCATGAAGCTGGGTGCCGGCAGGCAGAAAAAGGACGACCGTATAGACCATTCCGTGGGCATATGGCTCTGCGGCAAGGTCGGGGACCGGGTGGAAAAGGGCAAACCGCTGGCCATTGTACACGCCAACGATGAAGGGAAACTTTCGTGGGCGGTTGAAGAAGTCAAAGGGTCTTTCCGGATTGCGCGGGAAAAGGTGGAAAAAAGAAAGCTGATAAGGGCAAGGGTAACTGCAGAAAATATAGAAGAGTTTTGA
- a CDS encoding phosphopentomutase, which translates to MVERTIIVVLDSVGIGELPDAALYGDEGSNTLANTAKAVGGLNLPNLRKLGLGNIIKIQGVPPVPEPEAAYGMAAERSAGKDTTTGHWEIAGIILEKPFPVYPEGFPPEVIEEFERKIGTKTLGNRPASGTRIIEELGEEHMRTGYPIVYTSADSVFQIAAHEEVIPLERLYEMCMIAREILQGDHAVSRVIARPFVGTPGNFVRTYNRKDFSLKPPQETLLDKVKKAGMDVYAVGKIWDIFAGQGITREYHTEGNMDGVDKVLLAMQQMERGLIMANLVDYDMLYGHRNDPAGYARALEDFDGRVPEIMAELKSDDVLIITADHGCDPTTPSTDHSREYVPVLVTGKKVRKGTNLGVLSTFSDIGQTVADLLGCEELPNGKSFKSKIMEV; encoded by the coding sequence ATGGTAGAAAGGACAATAATCGTAGTTCTCGACAGCGTCGGCATAGGGGAACTCCCCGACGCGGCCCTCTACGGCGACGAAGGCAGCAATACCCTGGCCAACACGGCAAAAGCGGTTGGAGGCCTTAACCTGCCCAACCTCCGGAAGCTGGGCCTGGGGAATATAATAAAAATCCAGGGCGTGCCGCCGGTCCCGGAGCCCGAAGCTGCGTACGGCATGGCAGCGGAAAGGTCCGCCGGGAAGGATACGACAACCGGCCACTGGGAGATAGCCGGTATAATCCTGGAAAAGCCCTTTCCGGTTTACCCGGAAGGCTTTCCGCCTGAGGTAATAGAAGAATTCGAAAGGAAGATAGGGACAAAAACGCTGGGGAACCGGCCCGCTTCCGGCACCCGGATCATAGAAGAGCTCGGAGAAGAGCACATGAGGACCGGCTACCCTATAGTTTACACGTCGGCGGATTCGGTTTTCCAGATAGCCGCCCATGAGGAGGTCATACCGCTCGAACGGCTCTACGAGATGTGCATGATTGCCCGGGAAATACTGCAGGGCGACCATGCGGTGTCAAGGGTCATAGCAAGGCCCTTTGTCGGTACTCCCGGAAACTTCGTGAGAACTTACAACCGCAAGGATTTTTCCCTGAAACCGCCGCAGGAGACCCTGCTGGACAAGGTAAAAAAAGCCGGCATGGATGTATACGCCGTAGGGAAGATATGGGACATCTTTGCCGGGCAGGGAATAACCAGGGAATACCATACCGAAGGGAATATGGACGGGGTCGACAAGGTCCTCCTTGCCATGCAGCAGATGGAACGGGGGCTCATCATGGCAAACCTGGTGGATTACGACATGCTCTACGGCCACAGGAACGACCCGGCAGGGTACGCAAGGGCACTGGAGGATTTCGACGGCCGGGTGCCGGAGATTATGGCGGAACTTAAAAGTGACGATGTGCTTATTATAACCGCGGACCACGGGTGCGATCCCACCACCCCGAGTACCGATCATTCGCGGGAGTACGTGCCGGTGCTCGTCACGGGTAAAAAGGTGAGGAAGGGTACGAATCTTGGCGTGCTTTCCACGTTTTCGGATATAGGCCAGACGGTGGCGGACCTTCTGGGGTGCGAGGAACTCCCCAACGGGAAGAGCTTTAAGTCCAAAATAATGGAGGTTTAA
- a CDS encoding purine-nucleoside phosphorylase, producing MSYYDELKKAVEYIKSRRVPGPEIGIILGSGLGDFADGLEDRIGIPYAEIPGFPVSTVKGHRGNLVFGRAGGRKVAVMQGRFHLYEGYPIQKVVFGTRVLGLLGIKALIVTNAAGGINENFSPGDLMVIKDHINMTGENPAAGEEIPELGPRFFDMTFAYDAELRKKAKQVFEEAGLEYKDGVYAFLKGPSYETPAEIRMLKTIGADAVGMSTVPEVIAARQMGIKVLGISCITNMAAGILDKPLSHAEVLEVSEKVKEKFVRVLCSIIEKID from the coding sequence TTGAGTTATTACGATGAACTCAAAAAAGCCGTGGAATATATAAAATCCCGCCGGGTACCGGGGCCGGAAATCGGAATAATTCTGGGCAGCGGCCTGGGGGATTTTGCCGACGGGCTGGAGGACAGGATCGGGATACCCTATGCCGAAATTCCTGGATTTCCGGTGTCAACGGTAAAGGGGCACAGGGGAAATCTGGTCTTCGGCAGGGCTGGTGGCAGAAAAGTAGCGGTGATGCAGGGCAGGTTTCACCTTTACGAGGGGTATCCCATACAGAAGGTGGTCTTCGGCACCAGAGTACTGGGACTATTGGGCATAAAGGCGCTGATAGTGACCAATGCCGCAGGTGGAATTAACGAAAACTTCAGTCCGGGAGACCTTATGGTCATAAAGGACCATATCAATATGACTGGGGAAAACCCCGCAGCGGGGGAAGAAATCCCCGAGCTGGGGCCCAGGTTTTTCGATATGACCTTCGCTTACGACGCGGAACTTAGAAAAAAAGCAAAGCAGGTTTTCGAAGAGGCCGGACTGGAATATAAGGATGGGGTGTACGCCTTCCTGAAAGGCCCGTCCTACGAGACTCCGGCGGAGATAAGGATGCTGAAAACAATCGGGGCCGATGCGGTGGGCATGTCCACGGTTCCGGAGGTGATCGCCGCCAGGCAGATGGGAATAAAGGTACTCGGGATTTCCTGCATCACCAATATGGCGGCAGGAATTCTGGATAAACCTCTGTCCCACGCCGAAGTCCTGGAAGTATCCGAGAAAGTGAAGGAGAAATTCGTGAGGGTCCTCTGCAGTATTATCGAAAAGATTGATTAA
- a CDS encoding DUF1538 family protein has product MNVKETVVEVISAVVPIAVLVTILQLTVAKLPTEVFVNFIGGAVLVMLGLILFLIGAKVGFLPVGEMIGSSLVTKGKLWLILFFGFLIGFAVTIAELFIA; this is encoded by the coding sequence TTGAACGTTAAAGAAACGGTAGTAGAAGTTATTAGCGCAGTCGTCCCGATTGCCGTATTGGTGACGATATTGCAGCTTACGGTAGCCAAACTTCCGACCGAGGTTTTTGTGAATTTCATCGGCGGTGCCGTTTTGGTCATGCTGGGGCTTATCCTTTTTCTGATCGGAGCTAAGGTGGGTTTTTTGCCCGTAGGAGAAATGATAGGTTCTTCGCTGGTCACGAAGGGCAAACTGTGGCTCATATTGTTTTTCGGGTTTTTAATAGGTTTTGCCGTGACCATTGCTGAGCTGTTTATTGCATAA
- the istA gene encoding IS21 family transposase: MTHIDNIRKAFFMKGQNISEIAREFQKDRKTIRKYIYQEDWNTRVKVEEVKHTFPKLDPFKADIDQWLEEDKKARKKQRHTAKRIYDRLCEKYQDKFNCSYRTVAGYVAMRKKELYQDNSCRLPLEHIPGEAQVDFGEADFYENGTLHHGFYLNLSFPYSNVGYTQLFKGENQECLFQGLKDIFEHLGGVPRKLWFDNASTIVKLSKNGERKLTDAFLRFKQHYGFEAVFCNPASGHEKGNVENKVGYHRRNFLVPVPRFEKLEDFNRELLRLCDRDMHREHYRKEASIAELFNEDRKALLELPTVPYEVAGYITVKTNAYAKFSLNGGKHLYSTAPKYANSRVLVKITAHEVIPLDESHREIVRHRRLYGDNKQESMDWLPYLTQLSRCPGALKYSGIYSMLPDPLREYLDGLSKSERGKALKALAVLCTKSSFEQAVNAVAEALLYGVQDLDSLVAIHNRITGITPQLEPVKIPEGVPELTAFRFNAEDYDKAFLKGGANLC, from the coding sequence ATGACCCATATTGATAATATCAGAAAAGCGTTCTTTATGAAAGGGCAAAATATCAGCGAGATAGCCCGGGAATTCCAAAAAGACCGAAAAACTATACGCAAGTATATTTATCAAGAAGACTGGAACACCAGGGTTAAAGTTGAAGAAGTTAAACATACCTTCCCAAAACTCGACCCTTTCAAGGCGGATATAGATCAGTGGCTTGAAGAAGATAAAAAAGCTCGCAAAAAGCAGAGGCATACCGCCAAAAGGATTTATGACAGGCTCTGTGAAAAATACCAAGATAAGTTTAACTGTTCTTACCGCACCGTAGCAGGCTACGTAGCCATGAGAAAAAAAGAATTGTACCAGGACAACTCATGTCGTCTGCCGCTGGAACATATCCCGGGTGAAGCGCAGGTGGATTTCGGTGAGGCAGACTTTTACGAAAACGGGACGCTGCATCACGGATTTTATCTGAACCTGTCGTTTCCCTACAGTAACGTAGGATATACCCAGCTTTTCAAGGGAGAAAACCAGGAATGCCTGTTTCAGGGACTTAAGGACATATTTGAACACTTGGGGGGAGTACCCCGTAAGCTATGGTTTGATAACGCCAGCACTATCGTGAAACTCTCGAAAAATGGAGAGCGCAAACTAACCGACGCCTTCCTGAGGTTCAAGCAGCACTATGGTTTTGAAGCGGTATTCTGTAACCCTGCTTCCGGCCATGAAAAGGGTAATGTGGAAAACAAGGTGGGATACCACCGGCGCAACTTCCTTGTCCCGGTCCCCAGGTTTGAAAAGCTGGAGGATTTTAACCGCGAACTTTTACGATTGTGCGACCGGGACATGCACCGCGAACACTACCGGAAGGAGGCATCCATAGCCGAACTTTTTAATGAAGACCGTAAGGCTCTGCTTGAGCTGCCTACCGTTCCTTACGAGGTAGCCGGTTACATAACAGTCAAAACCAACGCCTACGCCAAATTCAGCTTGAACGGTGGAAAGCACCTATACTCTACCGCCCCCAAATACGCCAACAGCCGGGTGCTTGTAAAGATAACAGCCCATGAGGTCATACCGCTGGATGAGAGCCACCGGGAAATCGTGCGCCACCGGCGGCTTTACGGGGACAACAAGCAAGAAAGCATGGACTGGCTGCCATATCTTACCCAGCTTTCCCGCTGTCCGGGAGCCCTTAAGTATTCGGGAATATACAGCATGCTGCCGGACCCACTCCGGGAATACCTCGACGGCTTAAGCAAAAGTGAGCGCGGCAAAGCGCTCAAGGCTTTGGCTGTGCTTTGTACCAAAAGCAGTTTTGAACAGGCTGTGAACGCTGTAGCCGAGGCTCTCCTTTACGGAGTGCAGGATTTAGACAGCCTCGTAGCCATCCATAACAGGATAACGGGTATAACCCCGCAGTTGGAGCCGGTAAAGATTCCGGAAGGGGTTCCTGAACTCACTGCATTCCGCTTCAATGCAGAAGACTATGACAAAGCCTTTCTGAAAGGCGGTGCCAATTTATGCTGA
- the istB gene encoding IS21-like element helper ATPase IstB: MLKDEIAACCKALKLSRNLVENCDKIEAQSHEEYLLKLLRLELEHRDASRKDRLLKNAGFYTIKTFAGYIFDEIKLPQGLTPQDLKDCKFLEEKKNLILYGNVGTGKTHLATAIGVEACKKGYNVKFFRTAALVNRLVEARKGGELSGLLKQLSKPDLLICDEWGYVPLDREGAQLLFQVISDCYERRSVVITTNLEFSRWASIFYDEQMTAAMIDRLIHHSYLLIFDGQSYRMRQSLMRQLS, encoded by the coding sequence ATGCTGAAGGACGAAATCGCCGCCTGCTGTAAAGCATTAAAACTCAGCCGCAATCTAGTGGAAAACTGCGACAAGATCGAGGCTCAAAGCCATGAAGAATACCTGCTGAAGCTGCTAAGATTAGAACTGGAGCACAGAGACGCAAGCCGAAAGGACAGGCTTTTGAAAAATGCGGGCTTTTACACGATAAAGACCTTTGCCGGCTACATATTCGATGAAATCAAACTCCCGCAGGGGCTTACACCGCAGGACCTAAAAGATTGCAAATTTCTCGAAGAAAAGAAAAACCTGATCCTTTACGGCAACGTGGGAACCGGCAAAACCCATCTTGCCACCGCCATCGGTGTGGAGGCCTGTAAAAAAGGCTACAACGTAAAGTTTTTCCGCACTGCAGCGCTGGTAAACCGGCTGGTGGAAGCCCGGAAGGGAGGTGAACTTTCCGGGTTACTGAAACAGCTTTCCAAACCAGATCTTCTGATCTGCGACGAATGGGGCTATGTTCCTTTGGACCGCGAAGGAGCGCAGCTACTTTTTCAGGTGATTTCGGACTGCTATGAACGTCGCAGTGTAGTAATTACCACTAACCTGGAATTCAGCCGCTGGGCGAGCATTTTCTACGATGAGCAGATGACAGCAGCAATGATTGACCGGCTAATACACCACAGTTACCTATTGATCTTTGATGGTCAAAGCTACCGGATGAGGCAATCACTCATGAGGCAATTAAGTTAA
- a CDS encoding DUF1538 domain-containing protein: MISALFEGFSAVLRDVAVALTPLVVVFVFFQIFLLKLPKRHLIKIVKGIILTFAGLALFLQGVHVGFLPVGELMGMTIGSLDYNWILIPIGFLMGFAVIMAEPAVQVLAIEVEKASSGHINKKIMIYTLCIGVAFSVALSMIRVLTGISLWYFIVPGYIIALLMTKYVSSEFVAIAFDAGGAATGPMTVTFILSMTVGVAKQLEGRNPLMDGFGMVSLVALTPILSILILGVLYSRKEKLGDERRTYSGREF; encoded by the coding sequence ATGATAAGCGCACTGTTTGAAGGTTTTTCCGCTGTATTGAGGGATGTTGCCGTCGCATTGACCCCCCTCGTCGTCGTGTTTGTCTTTTTTCAAATTTTTTTGTTAAAACTGCCGAAACGGCATTTAATAAAAATAGTCAAAGGGATCATACTGACGTTTGCGGGGCTTGCTCTATTCCTGCAGGGAGTGCACGTTGGTTTCTTACCCGTAGGCGAATTGATGGGTATGACTATAGGCTCGTTAGATTATAACTGGATTTTAATCCCTATTGGGTTTCTGATGGGATTCGCAGTTATTATGGCCGAGCCTGCAGTACAGGTTCTAGCCATAGAAGTTGAAAAAGCTTCCAGCGGGCATATTAATAAAAAAATAATGATTTATACCTTATGTATTGGCGTAGCATTTTCCGTTGCGCTGTCGATGATTAGAGTCCTTACAGGAATTTCACTCTGGTATTTTATCGTACCGGGATATATAATAGCATTGTTGATGACAAAATATGTCTCTTCCGAGTTTGTAGCTATCGCCTTTGATGCGGGAGGCGCGGCAACGGGGCCGATGACGGTCACGTTTATATTGTCGATGACCGTTGGAGTGGCAAAGCAGCTCGAAGGCAGAAATCCTCTGATGGATGGGTTCGGAATGGTTTCCCTTGTGGCTTTGACACCGATACTTTCAATTCTTATCCTTGGGGTTTTATACAGCAGGAAGGAGAAGCTCGGTGATGAAAGGCGGACTTACAGTGGACGAGAGTTTTAA
- a CDS encoding P-II family nitrogen regulator, whose product MKGGLTVDESFKLIVTIVNKGKASKVVGASKRAGAEGGTILFGRGTAKRSFLDFLGINFAPEKEIILTLVKEDKVKDVLQAITDEVKLNKPGNGIGFVINIKELLGVIHLLKNAGGNLNDRGL is encoded by the coding sequence ATGAAAGGCGGACTTACAGTGGACGAGAGTTTTAAACTCATCGTAACAATTGTAAATAAGGGTAAAGCAAGCAAGGTGGTTGGAGCCAGCAAAAGGGCTGGAGCTGAAGGTGGGACGATCCTTTTTGGAAGGGGGACCGCCAAAAGGTCTTTTCTTGATTTTCTGGGGATAAATTTTGCGCCGGAAAAGGAAATCATACTTACCCTTGTCAAAGAGGATAAGGTGAAAGATGTCCTGCAAGCGATTACGGATGAGGTAAAGCTGAATAAGCCTGGAAACGGGATAGGCTTTGTTATAAATATTAAAGAACTCCTAGGGGTTATTCATTTGTTGAAAAATGCAGGAGGGAATTTAAATGATAGAGGATTGTAA
- a CDS encoding P-II family nitrogen regulator — translation MIEDCNIKFDLIVTIVNKGFAEEVVEAAKKAGAEGGTIIDGRGTGIHENAKLFGIPIEPEKEIVLTLIDRTKTEKVLEAISNAAELDKPGKGIAFVLEVEKTVGIYHLINKG, via the coding sequence ATGATAGAGGATTGTAATATTAAATTTGACCTAATTGTAACGATTGTAAATAAAGGCTTTGCGGAAGAAGTGGTTGAAGCCGCAAAAAAGGCCGGAGCCGAGGGCGGTACAATCATAGACGGGCGTGGAACGGGAATACATGAAAATGCAAAGCTGTTCGGCATACCGATCGAGCCGGAAAAAGAAATAGTTTTAACCTTGATTGACAGGACAAAAACGGAAAAGGTTTTGGAAGCTATTTCAAACGCTGCAGAGCTTGACAAGCCGGGCAAGGGTATAGCATTTGTTCTGGAAGTCGAAAAAACAGTAGGAATATACCATCTGATAAATAAAGGTTAG